The nucleotide window ctctcatgagttactggggggggggggggtcatgttatcccgagacttgagtgagagtctccccacactgggggtctttcaatggcaactcttataaaggaaaacatttaactgatgGCTTACAGAGCAGAGGCCCAgtcaattatcatcatgatgggatgATGGGACACCATGTGCCGTGCTGGCAGACACGATtctggaaaggtagctgagagtcctacatcttgtgtaggcaacaggaagtgaactgagacactgggtgtatcttgagcatatgagacctcaaagcaccCCCCACCAtcccacacacatataacaacacacttcctccaacaaggtcatatttactccaacaaagccatacctctcAATAGATCCATTCCCTACGAGCTTTTGGGgcccaattacattcaaacaGTCACAACAATAATGGAttgaatctctgaaactataagccagccccaatcaaatgtttccttataagagttgtcacaatcatggtgtctcttcacagcaatagaaactctaactaagacagcaagccacagaactgtGAAATCAGATCTACAGGCCGCTGGCAACAAAGGGAAAGAGAGTGGCCCTGGGAGATaacagggtggggaggggacacCGCACTCCCTCCTCCATCAATAGCTGAGCGATGTCGGTGGTcaattctctttcctcctctgtgaaaTGGTAGCACAGGTTGAATATCTAACATGCTTGGGATCAGAAACGCTTCAGATCTTGACGTTTATTGAATTTTGGGCTTTTTGCATAGACTTGagcatctttatttaaaattttaaaagttgggACTGGAGAAATTGCCCAGGGGTTAAGAGattgtattgctcttgcagaggatctaagttcaattcccagcacccatatggtgctTCATAAATGTCATCTTTAACTTCAGATCCAGGGCTCTGGAGCCCTTtgctgacctccaagggcaccaggcatgcagacAGAGTGACCCAAGACTTCAGATTCTCACAGAAAAAATGCTGAGGGTGatggtacaagcctgtaatcccagagctggggaggcagagactgggagGTGCATTTCCTGGGGCTTGTTGACCAGTCAGTCTAGCACAATCAGAGAGCTCCAAGTTCattgagaaaacctgtctcaaaataaggaaaaaagcaattgaagaagatactaAACATccacctctggcctacacacacacacactcacaccacacatatacatactcacaaacatacatacacaaacactaaCATACACAAATCCAAAATGCTGTAAAATCTATAACTTGCTGGAAATGACATCACCATGGCGATTTAGTAGCTCCTCCCCCAGACACCACAtggcctttcctcttttcttttttttcttcatttcctctctaGTTTTATTGAGACACTACAGCCCATGCTGACCTTCCGTGGGACAGGATTACAGCCACGAGCCATTCCTGACTCTTCCACCTCTGCTCCAACCTCACAGTCTCAGTGAGGCTTAGCCTCTCTCCTGCTGACTCCCCTAGAATCTGCAACCTGCAGCTCCTCTCCTGCACCCTGTTCCCCTTAGTTCTCTCTATTCCCGTGCCACCCATTACTTTCCATTTAACTTATTTTGTTGTTTACTGTATGTCTCCAAGTATCtaatatgtttgtgtgcatggatgtgctgtatatgtgcatctgtgtttaagtgtgtgctcatgtgtgtacgatgcatgtagaagtcagagggtaAAGTCTGGTGTCCCCTgcattctccactttattttttatatgcatttatttacttatgtgtgtgcatatgtatcatGGTGTGTAGCagaaggtcaaagaacaacttttgGAAGTCGATTTCCTCCTTCTATCAtatgagtcccagggattgagctcaggttgtcagacttggtcaCTGGCACCTTTAACTGCGGAGCCAAGTCACTGgcccaccttgctttttgagtcagggtctctccctgaacctggagtgtCCGGATTGGcctagtctggctggccagcaagctccaaggTCCTCCTCACTCCACCTTTATTGCGCCATGCTTCCCCAACGCATGACACTGCTCtcagctttttctgtgggtgctgggaatccaagctCAAGCCTCCAagtttgcatagcaagcacttccCTAATGAGTTGGTATGCTCCCCAGCTCCATCATTTGATGCACCAAATACACATGCAGTTAGATTGGGGCCACAATGTCCGCAGCTTCCACCAGATTCTCAGAAATTTTCCTGACCTTGAAAGTTTGAAAGTTACAAATTGATTAATGTCTGATATAGGGTCTTATATATTAATGTCCGATATAGTGTAAGCATTTGATATTTGTTTACCAAATTAAAGAACTTTAAAGAAGACTTCTTtggaatttgtgtgtgtatgatggggACCCACAAAAGTGAAAGGAGGGCGTTGGGTGATCTAGAGCTGGAATTAGCTGTGCACTCCCCGGTGTGGACAGTGGGAAGTAACTTCAGATCATCCGGAAGATCAGCAAGCTCTCCTCAGTGCtaagctgtttctccagccccaagttaaAGAGCTCTCTAAAGGATTAATTCACACACTCTCTTTGTTAAGGGAAACTGTCTTGTGATGCGCCAGTGTCCTTAGACCAACTATGTCAGGATGATTTTTTCAAAGATAGTCTCATGATTCAAAACCACCCACAGTTGAagcacgagggaggcagaggcacaagaGCAATGTCAAGGCCCTGGGTTGCATAGCGAGTCcttgtctaaaataaataaatagcaaacaaATGAACTCTTCAGCGACAGAGTCAGAAGGTTAGGGCTCTCTCTAACCACGCACACCTCCAGATGAGACAGAAATCCAGTCAGGGCTAGGAATCTCTGTGTGGAGCCTTATTCAGAGAGAAAAAGATAGCCCGGGGGGTTCATTACACCAGGCTGGGAAAGGGGGAAGATTCGTGAGCCTCCCACATTCTTTGGGCACTccagccaggaccaccagctgtCTTTCacagcagaaagcagaggccCTGTGAAATCCCTGGACATCCGCCACCCCCACCCATCAGTCAAGGGTCACACGCCTGCTGGTGGCAGAGCTATGATTAGAACGTGGGCCCCTCTGAACTTCTTGGCTAAGCTTCTCCCCTCTACACCAGCCAGATAAACCAAAGTTCCAGGAAGTCCAGAAGCTGCTGCAGGGGGAGGGGAACCATGAGAGGAAAAAAACCAAAGTGTGGAAGTCAAGGTTCAAGGAACCTGTCTCCTGGCCTGCCTGTGGCTCAAAGAGTGTGGCTTGAATAAGACTATacgctttttaaaaaattgcttaagACTCCTGCACAGCTACTTTTACTTTGGGTGCCTTAGTGTTCTTATCTGCAAAAGAGGGCTAAAGTTCATACCCTTCTTCCAGAAAGATGCTTGTAGAATGTAAAGCTCTCTAGAAATCCAAGTTAGGATTATTGTAATCCGAAGAAGGTGTGAAAATCCCCTGCCGGAAGATCTTTAGAGATAACCACACAGCCAGCCTTTCGCTCAGTTGAGGAacatttgcatatgtatgtgccaGGCACTATGGAGGGCTCCGTAAACACACAGCTAATCCGCGCCCTAAGTGCGTGTGGTCTCTGCCGCTCTTGCCAGCATCCTACAGAGGAAGAAGCCGCAGCCTGGTGAATGAGCTGCAATTCACGCCATCATTCGCTCACTCATTCCTCTTTTACAGAAAGCCAGCTCTGGACCAGGCTGTGGGCCAAGTGCTGAGGGTGAGAAGATGAACAAGTCCTTCAGGAGGCATGCCCATAAATTACTGTAATAACAACTCGGGACATGCTTCAACAGACAGAGCAAAACGACAGCCAGAGAAGGAGCAATCGGCTCCCTGGGGATTGTGGGGACAGATTGCTGACCTCTCCGAACAACCCTGCTTCGCTGAAGTGCAATAGGCCTGGGTTTGAACCTTGAAGGCATTACTGTGTGTTTCCAGGAAATCCTCCATGTCTGAGCCTCAGTCTGGAAAACTAAGTTGAGTGAACCCCAAGATCCTGTAGCTCCAGGAACTTGTCTTTCCACTTCATTTTCTGGCAAATTTAAGCTACACTCACATCCCCTGGTAGCCTGAACCTCGAAGGTCTAACCCAGCACCAGAGAAATTTCAACCACTCCCCACAACCAAAAACACGGGCAACCAGGGACTCCGCTGGAGGCCCGAAGGGCGTAGCTCCTGTAGGGGCGGGGCCGAGGCAATGTTAGAGGGACGCGCGACCCGCCCACAAGGGATTCCTCCAGCCAATGACAGACAGGGGGCGTGACGACCCCGCCTCTCGGTATAAGAAATCGCCGGTTCCAAGGCGCCGTACGCAGGTCGGCGGACCTAGACCTTCGGGTGTCTGGTTCTATCGCTGCCTGCTACCGcagtgaaggagagaggagatCCGGAAGACCCAGGTGAGAGTGGACGAATCCGATTCGGTCTTCTTTTGCCTGGCTGAGTTGCAGAGACGACACAGTGTCCCGGACTCCCGTCCAAGAGGAGCCGCTGGCCGGGACCCGGGGCGCGCACTGACCGTCCTCCCGCTGCCATGGCCGACCACCTGATGCTCGCCGAGGGCTACTGCTTGCTGCAGGTGTCGCCGCACGCCCACGCGCCCCGGACTCTACAGCCATACTCAAGCCCCGGCCTGGACAGCGGTCTGCGGCCGCGGGGAGCTCCGCTGGGACCGCCGCCGCCACCCGGGACCCTGGCATACGGCTCCTTTGGATCGCCGTCCTCCTTCCAGCCCTTCCCCGTCGCGCAGTCGCCAGGCGCCGGTAGCGCGCACCTGCAGCCCGCCTCCACGCCGCCCCCGGGTCGCATCCCTGCACCCCCGGGAGTCACCGGGggcccctcacccctgcagccgGCGCCCGGAGGCGCGTccccgctgccgccgccgccttcCTTGGGCTGCATGGACGCAGAGCTCATAGACGAGGAGGCGCTGAAGTCGCTGGAGCTCGAGCTCGGGCTGCACCGCGTGCGCGAACTGCCCGAGCTCTTCCTGGGCCAGAGCGAGTTCGACTGCTTGTCGGATCTGGGGTTGGCGCCACCCGCCGGCTCGGTGAGCTGCTGAGAGCGACCGCCGAGACACGCGGTACTCTGCGAGCGGTGACCCGGCCCGCACGCACCCTCCGTGAGGGTAGAGGCGCCGGGTTTACTCGCCCAGACGGCTCCAGCCAGGGCTGCCTGCCTTGCCTCGaggccctgcctcctgcctggtgACAGTTGGGTCTTGCTTCTCTCACCCAAATCTCAGAGGTCAAAAGGAGGGGACTGACCAGTCTTTGGATTCCACGTCCTTGAATTCTGCGtcctttttcccctccccctccccctaatCTGAGCCATTGCAGGCCTCTGCCTGACCTTCTTGTGCTGCCCACTGACTGGATTGGGTCTCTAGAGCCATCTCCCTGAACCCCCACCTTCCCTGGGCCTTTAGCCTGGGGGAGGGAAGATTTTACACCTAACCCTTGCTGAGTGGAGCAATGCTTCTCAGTAGCctctaaaatcaaaataaaactggGTTGCTTTACAGTTTTGAGTTTCAACTTCCTTTTCATCTCCACTCGCAAGCACGAGTAACTTACAAAAGCCCGAGGCTGTTAGAGGCTCAAAGTGGGATGGAGGCCACGACCCCCCCCCTGCCCGCAGCCCAAAGGACAGGAAACTCCATGGtttcttttgaaaatggcttGAGAGTTGTGCAATTGTCATGTCATAACCTGAGAGGCCCGGGCCCCTGCCAGGCCCGCTGACCGCTTAACCCACTGGACTTCCCAGCTGCTGCGGCTCCAGGGACTGGAGGGCACCTGGAGATCCAGGCTCCTCTAGCTTTCGACAGAGACTCGCTCTCTTGTCAGGACACTGCCCCTTCCCGTTTCCTTGGAGGGGGTGGACTTGGTCTTGGTCTTACTatcatgggggaggggggcagggattgaacccagaacctcacaTGGACTTCGTCCGCGTGGCGACTATAGCACACTGTCACACTCTGAGTTAACTCAGTAAACTGTAGAGATGGTTATTCTGAAAGCTGGTGCCCACGGTAGGGGACAGACCTGGGCACAGCTCCTTCTTGGAACGCGGAAGAGAGTTCTCCAGAAAACAGATGGAATAAGTTCAGCTGGTGGAGGTCATTTCAGTTTCAGAGAGTGAGTGACATTGATGTGATGAACCCTGTGAAATGGCAAATGTCTTAAGGAACAGGACAAGACCTTGAATAAAGGGAGGGCCACATACCAGTGCAAGGAATCTATGGGAAAGGCCAGCAGAGTCTAGAACAGACAGGGAAGAGCTAATGGTTTCTCGACAACTTTATGTGGCCAGCTCAGCCCTCATTCCACAGGTCAGGGTGTGGGGTGCTAGCCCGAGCTTTCCAGTCCAGATCTCCAGTGCACCCTCTGCTGTTGATTCTGAAAAGTTCCCCGGCTATGTGGGAGAAAGGCTGGAGATTAGGCTGAAGGCCAGGAGGAAGAGGCCTGGTCAGGCATGCTTCCCATAGGGccagggccaggcagtggggCGTTCTCTAGGAGACAGTAAATTCCAGGGACCTGAGAGTAATGCTACCGAACCCTTCTGTCTCCGAATGGTTGGTCTTGGCTCTAGTGCCAAGAGCTTGTGCTTATGACTTCAGCAGCCGTGAGTTATCCCAGGGTATACCGTGTGGACACCAGCTCTGAAACCAGCAACACCAGCGAAGAGTGGGTGACAGTGTCTGCTCTTAGATCCCAGAGCCTTCTAGGACagatggagagaaaaaggaagagattcTGGCCAGGACTGGCCTCACCTTTGAGCTCAGAGTGGTTTGGGTTTGCTGTAGCATTGCCTAGGACCCGGGACCAAGACAGAAACCAAGGAATCGAATTGGGACAGGAAGGTTTGGCCCTGGGATGTGTACTTCCTTGATTGCCTTTTCTCTAGACCTTAGTTTTTCCACCAGTCAAAAGAGGCTGAAAACCTTACCCTACTACTTTATAAGGCCATAACCCTCTCTGTGCAAGTGAGAAGCCCATTCAGGAATGAGTCAATAAGCAGGTGGTAAACTCTCAATGCCTTCCAAGGAGAAGGGACGACAATGACACCACAGCAAGGcacacatgctggctcacagctGTAATCCAGCACGGAGGACACTGCACTAGGAATCAGCTGgcactacagagtgagttctagactagcctgggctacctagtaagATCCCggtctcaaaaggaaaaacacaggGTAGGGGGTACTAGACACAGTTTTACAATAGAGGACCTGTCTAGCATGGACaaagacctgggtttaattcccagaaccaaaacaaaaacagaaacaaacaaaaacaaccgaAAAGCCTGCTGTCTTCCCAAGAGGGACCACTGACAAACTGGTTAGCACACAGATGCTCAAAGACGGTAAAGCTAGGATAGCACACCGGGTCCGGGTCCTAGCCCTGGGTGCTAACGGGGAAAGAGCAATGGACTTGAGGTCTCACGACCCTGTCACCAGTTCAGGAACAGTCTCAGGGGCTGCCTGGCCACA belongs to Microtus pennsylvanicus isolate mMicPen1 chromosome 13, mMicPen1.hap1, whole genome shotgun sequence and includes:
- the Cited4 gene encoding cbp/p300-interacting transactivator 4 → MADHLMLAEGYCLLQVSPHAHAPRTLQPYSSPGLDSGLRPRGAPLGPPPPPGTLAYGSFGSPSSFQPFPVAQSPGAGSAHLQPASTPPPGRIPAPPGVTGGPSPLQPAPGGASPLPPPPSLGCMDAELIDEEALKSLELELGLHRVRELPELFLGQSEFDCLSDLGLAPPAGSVSC